In a genomic window of Salegentibacter salegens:
- a CDS encoding alpha/beta fold hydrolase, whose product MNYIETKNEEKGKKIKLFYEDYGEGQPVILIHGWPLSHRMWEYQVEKIVDAGFRCISYDRRGFGDSDKPWEGYDYDTLASDLNDVITALGLSKVVVVGFSMGGGEVARFIGKYGTANIEKAALISAVPPFMLKTDDNPDGLENEVFEGFKNEIRKDRQGFLAGFGDKFYNFSKNSSKLSKDLKHHHWAIACSASPKATLDCIDSFGLTDFREDLKSFDVPTLVVHGDDDEIVPIDIAGKKSKELIKNSTFEVIEGGPHGLIVTHKDELNEILVRFLKS is encoded by the coding sequence ATGAATTATATAGAAACTAAAAACGAGGAAAAAGGAAAAAAAATTAAGCTTTTCTACGAAGATTATGGCGAAGGGCAACCGGTTATATTAATTCACGGCTGGCCATTAAGTCATAGAATGTGGGAATACCAGGTAGAGAAAATTGTAGATGCCGGGTTTAGATGTATAAGTTACGATCGCCGCGGATTTGGAGATAGCGATAAACCCTGGGAAGGCTATGATTACGATACCTTGGCTTCAGATTTAAACGATGTAATTACTGCACTTGGTCTTTCTAAGGTAGTGGTCGTTGGTTTTTCTATGGGTGGAGGAGAAGTTGCCCGTTTTATAGGGAAATATGGAACTGCAAATATTGAGAAAGCAGCCCTAATATCTGCTGTGCCACCTTTTATGTTGAAAACCGATGATAATCCCGACGGACTTGAAAATGAGGTTTTTGAAGGTTTTAAAAACGAAATTAGAAAAGATCGCCAGGGATTTTTAGCCGGTTTTGGAGATAAGTTTTATAATTTCAGTAAAAATAGCAGCAAGCTAAGTAAAGATTTAAAACACCATCATTGGGCTATTGCTTGCAGTGCTTCCCCAAAGGCAACCCTGGATTGCATAGATTCATTTGGACTTACAGATTTTAGGGAAGATCTTAAAAGCTTTGATGTACCCACTCTTGTGGTACACGGGGATGATGATGAGATTGTACCCATAGATATCGCTGGAAAGAAAAGTAAGGAGCTTATTAAAAATAGTACTTTTGAAGTGATAGAAGGTGGTCCCCACGGGCTTATCGTTACCCATAAAGATGAATTAAACGAAATTTTAGTGCGTTTCCTGAAATCTTAG
- a CDS encoding OmpA/MotB family protein, whose protein sequence is MKRIMLLSATAVILFSSCVSNKKYAELEDKQKQTQDELNTATIKLNACLEDKQNLNQQISRLNNTNAALLNNVGDLATLSKKEAENLERSLESIKEKDLAIKSMRDAITKKDSVTLALVTSLKGALGNMADEDIEINVEKGVVYVSISDKLLFDSGRYNVTDRAKEVLGKVATVVKNKPDIEFMVEGHTDDKAIKTSMFEDNWDLSVKRATSVVRILQDEFGVEPARMTAAGRSYYVPVSSNDTAEGRAKNRRTRIVVLPKLDQFYGMIEEGMKSAK, encoded by the coding sequence ATGAAACGAATTATGCTTTTATCGGCCACCGCCGTTATTTTGTTCTCCTCTTGCGTATCTAATAAAAAATACGCCGAGTTGGAAGATAAACAAAAACAAACCCAGGATGAACTAAATACCGCGACTATTAAATTAAACGCGTGTTTGGAAGATAAACAAAACCTGAATCAGCAAATTTCAAGGCTTAACAATACCAATGCGGCCTTGTTAAACAACGTAGGTGACCTTGCCACCCTTTCTAAAAAAGAAGCCGAAAACCTTGAACGTTCTCTTGAGAGCATTAAAGAAAAAGATTTGGCTATTAAATCAATGCGTGACGCCATTACCAAAAAAGACTCTGTGACTTTAGCCCTTGTAACAAGTTTAAAAGGTGCTTTAGGAAATATGGCTGACGAAGACATTGAAATAAATGTTGAAAAAGGTGTGGTTTACGTTTCTATTTCTGATAAATTATTATTTGATAGTGGAAGATATAATGTAACTGACCGTGCTAAAGAAGTACTTGGTAAAGTTGCTACTGTAGTTAAAAACAAGCCAGACATCGAATTTATGGTTGAAGGCCATACTGATGATAAAGCCATTAAAACTTCAATGTTTGAGGATAACTGGGATCTTAGTGTGAAAAGAGCTACCTCTGTAGTTAGAATTCTTCAGGACGAATTTGGTGTAGAGCCAGCTAGAATGACTGCCGCTGGTAGAAGTTACTATGTACCTGTATCTTCTAACGATACTGCTGAAGGTCGTGCTAAAAACAGAAGAACAAGAATTGTTGTTCTTCCTAAACTTGACCAGTTCTACGGAATGATCGAAGAAGGAATGAAATCTGCTAAGTAA
- a CDS encoding glycosyltransferase family 2 protein, protein MTTAVVILNWNGRDLLEQFLPSVLSFSEEANIYIADNASTDDSVAFVKENFPQVKIIQNKENGGFAKGYNDALSALKEDIFVLLNSDVEVTKNWLNPLLEIFKKEPKTAVVQPKILDFKRKKYFEYAGAAGGYIDKYGYPFCRGRIFETLEEDRGQYNDDVPIFWASGACLAIRKTVYWETGALDEDFFAHQEEIDLCWRIHNLGYQIKSSGISSVYHVGGATLDSMNPRKTFFNFRNSLYMLLKNVPAPNVYGILIIRMILDGMAGIKFIAEGKFSHLYAILQAHTAFYRNFRRIYRKRKRVPKNPQYFQVKSIIWSYFCLGKKEFSKLK, encoded by the coding sequence ATGACGACTGCAGTAGTAATTTTAAACTGGAACGGGCGCGATTTACTAGAGCAGTTTTTGCCTTCGGTACTTAGTTTTTCTGAAGAAGCCAATATTTATATAGCCGATAATGCTTCTACCGATGATTCAGTAGCATTTGTAAAAGAGAATTTTCCGCAAGTAAAAATTATTCAGAATAAAGAAAACGGCGGCTTCGCAAAAGGATATAATGATGCGCTCTCAGCATTAAAAGAAGATATTTTTGTGCTTCTTAACAGCGATGTAGAAGTCACCAAAAACTGGTTGAACCCCCTTCTTGAAATTTTTAAAAAGGAACCTAAAACAGCGGTGGTTCAGCCCAAAATCCTCGATTTTAAAAGAAAAAAATACTTTGAATATGCCGGGGCTGCCGGCGGATATATAGATAAATACGGCTATCCATTTTGCCGGGGAAGAATTTTTGAAACTTTAGAAGAAGACCGCGGGCAATATAATGACGATGTTCCAATTTTTTGGGCCAGCGGTGCCTGTTTGGCAATTAGAAAAACGGTTTATTGGGAGACCGGCGCACTAGATGAAGATTTTTTCGCACACCAGGAAGAAATAGATTTATGCTGGCGAATCCATAATTTAGGCTACCAAATAAAATCTTCTGGCATTTCCAGCGTTTATCACGTGGGTGGTGCTACTCTAGATAGTATGAATCCCCGAAAAACTTTTTTCAATTTTAGAAACAGTTTATATATGCTTTTGAAAAACGTTCCGGCTCCAAATGTATATGGTATTTTGATTATAAGAATGATCCTGGATGGAATGGCGGGCATTAAATTTATAGCCGAAGGTAAATTCTCACATTTATATGCTATCCTTCAGGCGCATACCGCTTTTTACCGTAACTTTCGAAGAATATATAGAAAACGGAAAAGAGTTCCAAAAAACCCTCAATATTTTCAGGTGAAATCTATTATTTGGTCTTATTTTTGTTTAGGCAAAAAGGAATTTTCTAAATTAAAATAA
- a CDS encoding type I restriction enzyme HsdR N-terminal domain-containing protein, whose translation MLALNFPKYKFRFKNSENKIAVFDELRKKFVVLTPEEWVRQHVVKFLTLDKNYPKNHINVEKQLKLGKLTKRYDAVVFYPDGKIKVVVECKAPHIKITQEVFDQIARYNLSLKADFLMLTNGLQHYYCKLDYEKEKYDFLPEIPDYISSKTSENL comes from the coding sequence ATGTTAGCGCTAAATTTTCCAAAGTATAAGTTTCGGTTCAAAAATAGTGAAAATAAAATAGCCGTTTTTGATGAACTCCGGAAAAAATTTGTAGTCTTAACTCCCGAAGAATGGGTGAGACAGCACGTGGTCAAATTCCTTACTTTAGATAAAAATTACCCGAAAAACCATATAAATGTTGAAAAGCAACTCAAACTGGGAAAACTTACCAAACGCTATGATGCCGTGGTTTTTTACCCTGACGGAAAAATAAAGGTGGTGGTAGAATGTAAAGCCCCACATATAAAGATTACCCAGGAGGTTTTTGACCAGATAGCAAGGTATAATTTAAGTTTAAAGGCCGATTTTTTAATGCTTACCAATGGCTTGCAACATTATTATTGCAAACTGGATTATGAAAAGGAGAAATATGATTTTCTACCTGAAATCCCCGACTATATTTCTTCCAAAACTTCTGAAAATTTATGA
- the holA gene encoding DNA polymerase III subunit delta — MEEAKEIVNNIQKGSVSPLYFLMGEEPYYIDRISDFIAQNLLAEEEKGFNQIIMYGRDTSVDEIISNAKRYPMMAERQVIIVKEAQDLSRTIENLVAYAENPQPTTTLVFCYKYKSLDKRKKLSKVLKKNGILFESKRLYENQVADWIMKTLKARNYTISPKAAQMLVEFLGIDLGKIDNELNKLQLITPEGTQITPELIEQNIGISKDFNNFELRKAIGMRDSLKAHRIVNYFAQNPKDNPMVVTISLLFSYFSQIMQYHGLPDKSKANVAKQLKVHPYFVGDYIAAAKNYPMKKVSQVIGLLHESDVKGKGVGAVNVSHGDLLKELMVKILN, encoded by the coding sequence ATGGAAGAAGCAAAAGAGATTGTGAACAATATTCAAAAAGGCAGTGTTTCGCCGCTTTACTTTTTAATGGGCGAAGAACCTTATTATATAGACAGAATCTCAGATTTTATAGCGCAAAATTTACTGGCAGAAGAGGAAAAAGGCTTTAATCAAATTATAATGTACGGCCGCGATACCAGCGTAGACGAAATTATTAGTAATGCCAAGCGCTACCCAATGATGGCCGAAAGGCAGGTGATTATTGTAAAGGAAGCCCAGGATCTTTCCCGAACAATTGAAAACCTGGTAGCCTATGCCGAAAATCCGCAGCCTACCACCACTTTGGTTTTTTGCTACAAATATAAAAGCCTGGACAAACGGAAAAAACTTTCTAAAGTTTTAAAGAAAAACGGGATTTTATTTGAAAGTAAGCGCCTATATGAAAACCAGGTGGCCGACTGGATTATGAAGACCCTAAAAGCCAGGAATTATACTATTTCTCCTAAGGCAGCCCAAATGCTGGTAGAATTTTTAGGAATTGATCTTGGAAAAATTGATAATGAGTTAAATAAACTCCAACTTATCACTCCAGAAGGGACTCAGATAACCCCTGAACTTATTGAACAGAATATAGGGATAAGCAAAGATTTCAATAATTTTGAATTGCGAAAAGCCATAGGAATGCGAGATTCTTTAAAGGCGCACCGCATTGTAAATTACTTCGCGCAAAACCCGAAAGACAACCCAATGGTGGTGACTATTTCGCTTTTGTTTTCTTATTTCTCACAAATTATGCAATATCACGGCCTGCCCGATAAATCTAAAGCTAACGTGGCCAAACAGCTAAAAGTGCATCCTTATTTTGTTGGGGATTATATAGCCGCAGCAAAAAATTACCCGATGAAAAAAGTGAGTCAGGTTATTGGCCTGCTGCACGAAAGTGATGTAAAAGGAAAAGGCGTTGGCGCCGTAAATGTTTCTCACGGCGATTTACTTAAAGAATTAATGGTAAAGATTTTAAACTAA
- a CDS encoding 1,4-dihydroxy-2-naphthoate polyprenyltransferase → MSKINLWISAARLRTLPLSVSGIIVGTTIAVEQGFFNISIFSLALATTLGLQVLSNFANDYGDGVKGTDNEDRVGPQRAIQSGLISQKEMFLGIIITAIVTLLFAVLLIYAAFGKENLGYALFFFLLGVGAIAAAIKYTVGKSAYGYRGLGDVFVFIFFGLVAVYGSYFLYAHQWNWYVLLPAISIGLLSIGVLNLNNMRDRISDEKAGKNTLVVKLGAKKAKNYHYSLILSAILCLVIFTVLSLESVNDFLYIPALIPLILHLKRVVENENPTLLDPELKILALSTFATAVLFGLGQVW, encoded by the coding sequence ATGAGTAAAATAAATTTGTGGATTAGCGCTGCCAGGTTAAGAACTTTACCATTATCGGTTTCAGGAATTATTGTAGGCACTACCATCGCCGTAGAACAGGGCTTTTTTAATATTAGTATTTTTAGTTTGGCGCTGGCCACCACTTTGGGCTTACAGGTGCTTTCAAATTTTGCTAACGATTATGGCGATGGTGTTAAAGGAACAGATAATGAAGATAGGGTAGGACCGCAACGCGCCATCCAAAGCGGACTTATTTCTCAGAAGGAAATGTTTCTGGGAATTATTATTACCGCTATCGTTACTTTGCTTTTTGCTGTTTTACTTATTTATGCGGCTTTCGGAAAAGAAAATTTAGGATATGCTTTATTTTTTTTCCTGCTCGGGGTGGGTGCAATTGCGGCGGCCATTAAATATACCGTAGGGAAATCGGCCTACGGTTATCGTGGACTGGGCGATGTTTTTGTGTTTATTTTCTTCGGTTTGGTTGCCGTTTACGGTTCTTATTTTTTATATGCGCATCAGTGGAATTGGTATGTGCTACTTCCCGCAATTAGTATTGGTTTGCTAAGTATAGGAGTGCTAAATTTAAATAATATGCGCGATAGAATTTCAGACGAAAAAGCGGGTAAAAATACTTTGGTAGTGAAACTGGGCGCTAAAAAAGCTAAAAACTATCATTATTCGCTTATTCTTAGTGCTATTTTGTGCCTGGTTATATTCACCGTGCTTAGCCTGGAAAGTGTAAACGATTTTCTTTATATCCCGGCATTAATTCCGTTAATACTTCACCTTAAAAGAGTGGTGGAAAATGAAAATCCCACACTTTTGGATCCTGAACTTAAAATTTTAGCGCTTTCTACCTTCGCCACGGCTGTACTTTTTGGTTTAGGCCAGGTATGGTAA
- a CDS encoding metal-dependent hydrolase, which translates to MKITYYGQSCFGIKIADLNVLVDPFITGNELAKDKIDIKDIKADYILLTHAHQDHTLDAEEIAKNTGAVIVSNFEIANHYEEKGLEVHPMNHGGSWDFEFGKVKYVNAIHTSSFPDGKYGGQPGGFVIEGEHKNIYIAGDTALTMDMKLIPQRTTLDLAILPIGDNFTMGVEDAIIASDFVECDKVLGCHYDTFGYIEIDHEETKRKFFDEGKDLMLLEIGESLEL; encoded by the coding sequence ATGAAAATCACGTATTACGGACAAAGTTGCTTCGGAATTAAAATAGCAGACCTCAACGTTTTGGTAGATCCGTTTATCACCGGCAATGAACTCGCTAAGGATAAGATCGATATTAAAGATATTAAAGCCGATTATATTCTACTTACTCACGCACACCAGGATCATACTTTAGATGCCGAAGAAATTGCAAAGAATACCGGTGCCGTAATTGTGAGTAATTTTGAGATTGCTAACCATTACGAAGAAAAAGGCCTTGAAGTTCACCCAATGAACCACGGCGGAAGCTGGGACTTTGAATTCGGAAAAGTAAAATACGTAAACGCGATTCATACCAGTTCTTTCCCAGATGGAAAATACGGCGGCCAACCCGGCGGATTTGTAATTGAAGGAGAACACAAAAATATTTATATTGCTGGCGATACCGCGCTCACTATGGATATGAAATTGATTCCGCAGCGCACTACATTAGATCTGGCCATTCTCCCCATTGGCGACAATTTTACAATGGGCGTTGAAGATGCGATTATAGCAAGTGACTTTGTAGAATGTGACAAGGTTTTGGGTTGCCATTATGATACTTTTGGCTATATTGAAATAGACCACGAAGAAACAAAAAGAAAGTTCTTTGATGAAGGGAAAGACCTTATGCTTCTTGAAATAGGAGAGAGCCTGGAATTATAG
- a CDS encoding o-succinylbenzoate synthase — translation MQANYKKYILNFKRPSGTSRGVLTTKETWFLKITDGDKVGFGECGILRSLSVDDRPDYEEKLQWVCNNINVGETMLWEELKEFPSIQIGVEMAFSSLNAKNPFEIFPSEFTNGKASIPINGLIWMGEKSYMKSQIQEKIEAGFDCIKMKIGAIDFETELELLKYIRTEFSSEEIELRVDANGAFKPEEALEKLKRLSEFQLHSIEQPLKQGQWKEMADLCRETPLPIALDEELIGIFDVTKKKELLQTIKPQYIILKPSLIGGFKGTQDWIDLAEDSKIGWWITSALESNLGLNAISQFTYTKNSKMPQGLGTGSLYTNNIQSPLEVEKGNIQYNPAKSWEFNF, via the coding sequence ATGCAGGCAAATTATAAAAAGTATATCTTAAATTTTAAACGCCCCAGCGGAACTTCGCGGGGCGTTCTTACTACTAAAGAAACCTGGTTTTTAAAAATCACCGATGGCGATAAAGTTGGTTTCGGTGAATGTGGAATTCTTAGAAGTCTTAGTGTAGATGACAGGCCAGATTATGAAGAGAAATTGCAGTGGGTTTGTAACAATATCAATGTAGGCGAAACGATGCTTTGGGAAGAATTAAAAGAATTCCCCAGCATTCAAATTGGGGTAGAAATGGCGTTTAGCTCTTTAAATGCCAAAAATCCTTTTGAAATATTTCCATCTGAATTTACTAACGGAAAAGCTTCAATTCCCATAAACGGATTGATATGGATGGGAGAAAAGTCTTATATGAAATCTCAAATTCAGGAGAAAATTGAAGCGGGTTTTGATTGTATTAAAATGAAAATTGGCGCCATAGATTTTGAGACTGAACTGGAGCTTTTAAAATATATTAGAACCGAATTTTCTTCTGAAGAAATAGAATTACGCGTAGATGCCAACGGCGCGTTTAAACCTGAAGAAGCCCTGGAAAAACTGAAGCGTTTAAGTGAATTTCAATTACATAGTATAGAGCAACCTTTAAAACAGGGACAGTGGAAGGAAATGGCAGATTTATGCAGAGAAACTCCGCTGCCTATAGCTTTAGACGAAGAATTGATTGGGATCTTTGATGTAACAAAAAAGAAAGAATTGTTACAAACAATAAAGCCTCAATATATTATTTTGAAGCCGAGTTTAATCGGTGGCTTTAAAGGCACACAAGATTGGATAGATTTAGCCGAAGACAGCAAGATTGGCTGGTGGATAACCAGTGCTTTGGAAAGTAATTTGGGCCTAAATGCCATTTCACAATTTACGTATACAAAAAACAGTAAAATGCCGCAGGGACTTGGCACAGGAAGTTTATACACCAATAATATTCAAAGTCCTCTAGAGGTAGAAAAAGGAAATATTCAATATAATCCAGCCAAAAGTTGGGAATTTAATTTTTAG
- a CDS encoding CPBP family intramembrane glutamic endopeptidase, producing MYIAQAFRFHHELWRYIIGVVIIMIAVFIAQIPFLVALTLEGGFDAAMDQSGILKVLDSNLTLFFLLLPFAAGLVAVLFNAKYLHSQPLKTLTTTRKKIDWSRFFFAFMLVAVFTILTTLGYYFFYPEDYQLNFEPTSFLILLGIAVIFIPLQTSFEEYMFRGYLMQGLGVFAKNRWVPLFLTSFIFGGLHYFNPEVGQLGDIIMIHYIGTGFMLGIMTLMDEGLELALGFHAANNLVAALLVTADWTAFQTESIFKDVSAPIASFWDVAIPVFIIYPLFLFIMAKKYGWSNWKNKLFGKIEKPETLKLSEES from the coding sequence ATGTATATAGCACAAGCGTTCCGGTTTCATCACGAATTATGGAGATATATTATTGGAGTAGTTATAATCATGATTGCGGTTTTTATAGCCCAAATCCCGTTTCTTGTAGCCTTGACTTTAGAAGGCGGATTTGATGCCGCTATGGACCAATCAGGAATATTGAAAGTCTTAGATTCAAACCTTACGCTCTTTTTCTTATTATTACCTTTTGCAGCCGGTCTTGTTGCGGTTTTATTCAATGCAAAATACCTGCATTCACAACCATTAAAAACCCTTACAACTACCCGAAAGAAGATAGATTGGAGTAGATTTTTCTTTGCTTTTATGCTGGTAGCGGTTTTTACTATTCTTACCACTTTGGGATATTATTTCTTCTACCCCGAAGATTATCAGTTAAATTTTGAACCAACATCTTTTCTTATTTTATTAGGAATTGCTGTTATATTTATTCCTCTACAAACTAGTTTTGAGGAATATATGTTCCGGGGATATTTAATGCAGGGATTAGGTGTTTTTGCCAAAAATCGCTGGGTTCCATTATTCCTCACTTCCTTTATATTCGGTGGTCTTCATTATTTTAATCCGGAGGTTGGTCAACTGGGGGATATAATTATGATCCACTATATTGGTACCGGGTTTATGCTTGGGATTATGACCCTTATGGATGAGGGTCTCGAACTGGCACTTGGTTTCCATGCCGCCAATAATTTGGTAGCAGCGCTTCTAGTTACTGCCGACTGGACTGCCTTTCAAACCGAATCTATATTTAAAGACGTCTCTGCACCTATCGCAAGCTTTTGGGATGTGGCCATTCCAGTATTCATAATTTATCCGCTTTTTCTTTTTATTATGGCTAAAAAATATGGTTGGAGCAATTGGAAAAATAAACTTTTTGGAAAGATAGAAAAGCCTGAAACCTTAAAACTTTCAGAAGAAAGTTAA